One stretch of Nocardioides perillae DNA includes these proteins:
- a CDS encoding redoxin domain-containing protein: MPEISGTLLDGREFISSALAGQVVVYNVWGSWCAPCRTEAPVLRRVHRETQAWGAAFVGINVRDNDEAARAFERRFRIGYPSIDTATAPDALRAFGAALPPSAVPSTLVVDRSGRLAARVIGPVGYGTLSALVGDALGGRAGTTR; this comes from the coding sequence GTGCCGGAGATCAGCGGCACCCTCCTGGACGGGCGGGAGTTCATCTCGAGCGCCCTCGCCGGCCAGGTCGTCGTCTACAACGTGTGGGGGTCGTGGTGCGCGCCGTGCCGGACCGAGGCGCCCGTGCTGCGGCGCGTGCACCGCGAGACGCAGGCGTGGGGCGCCGCCTTCGTCGGGATCAACGTCCGGGACAACGACGAGGCGGCACGAGCCTTCGAGCGACGCTTTCGCATCGGCTACCCGAGCATCGATACCGCGACGGCGCCTGATGCGCTCCGTGCCTTCGGCGCTGCTCTACCTCCGAGCGCGGTTCCGTCGACGCTCGTGGTCGACCGATCCGGTCGGCTCGCGGCCCGTGTGATCGGTCCGGTCGGCTACGGCACCCTGTCCGCACTCGTCGGCGACGCGTTGGGCGGTCGTGCGGGGACCACGAGGTGA
- a CDS encoding DUF305 domain-containing protein, producing the protein MLTAVAVVLAGVLVAGGVALGAVVGRGESSSTSAAALDQGFLRDMQAHHAQAVEMSVLVRESTDRADVRQLALDVMLTQQQQIGQMYGWLASRGLPQSTAAAPMSWMRDMEEMGALGGHAGHPAARGGDTGGSAATSMPGMATDAELEALERATGDRAAQMYLSLMIPHHLGGIAMAEAAAERAEDPFVRLLAGRMVQAQKSEVAALRALLDSYERPRDASGAGRGE; encoded by the coding sequence GTGCTGACGGCCGTCGCGGTCGTCCTGGCCGGGGTGCTCGTGGCTGGTGGGGTCGCGCTGGGGGCCGTCGTCGGGCGTGGGGAGTCGTCGTCCACTAGTGCGGCGGCCCTCGACCAGGGGTTCCTCCGCGACATGCAGGCTCACCACGCCCAAGCCGTCGAGATGTCCGTGCTCGTCCGCGAGTCGACGGACCGCGCCGACGTTCGTCAGCTCGCGCTCGACGTGATGCTGACGCAGCAGCAGCAGATCGGGCAGATGTACGGCTGGCTCGCGTCGCGGGGACTCCCGCAGTCCACCGCCGCAGCACCGATGTCCTGGATGAGGGACATGGAGGAGATGGGCGCGCTCGGCGGCCACGCCGGCCATCCCGCAGCGAGGGGCGGCGACACAGGCGGTTCCGCCGCGACTTCGATGCCGGGCATGGCCACCGACGCCGAGCTGGAGGCCCTCGAGCGCGCCACGGGTGATCGCGCGGCGCAGATGTACCTGTCGTTGATGATCCCCCACCACCTGGGCGGCATCGCCATGGCGGAGGCTGCCGCCGAGCGCGCGGAGGACCCGTTCGTCCGTCTGCTGGCCGGCCGCATGGTCCAGGCGCAGAAGTCGGAGGTAGCCGCCCTCCGCGCGCTGCTCGACTCCTATGAGCGTCCCCGTGACGCCTCCGGCGCCGGACGCGGCGAGTGA
- a CDS encoding DUF3105 domain-containing protein produces the protein MSSSSKKARGAGSVKSSRAGALTFVVPAALIAIAIVVATVLAIRQTTTQREEAAGVFAGDDPQVEGLTFVDDLSQNHVEGEVDYEQTPAVGGDHNAVWLNCGVYEEPVPDELAVHSLEHGAVWLAHAPDADADVREALGEIADGNGYVLVSPVEGLDAPVVASAWGVQLELDDAEDPKLEGFVTQFAQGPQTPEPGAPCTGGVDL, from the coding sequence GTGTCTTCGAGCTCGAAGAAGGCCCGCGGCGCGGGTTCGGTGAAGAGCAGCCGCGCCGGAGCGCTCACCTTCGTGGTGCCTGCCGCGCTCATCGCCATCGCCATCGTGGTCGCCACCGTGCTGGCAATCCGCCAGACGACCACTCAGCGCGAGGAGGCGGCCGGTGTGTTCGCCGGTGACGACCCGCAGGTCGAAGGGCTCACCTTCGTCGACGACCTGAGCCAGAACCACGTCGAGGGCGAGGTCGATTACGAACAGACTCCGGCCGTGGGCGGGGACCACAACGCGGTCTGGTTGAACTGCGGGGTCTACGAGGAGCCTGTTCCCGACGAGCTGGCGGTGCACTCCTTGGAGCACGGGGCGGTGTGGCTCGCGCACGCACCGGACGCCGACGCCGATGTGCGTGAGGCGCTCGGCGAGATCGCGGACGGCAACGGGTACGTGCTGGTGTCGCCGGTCGAGGGCCTCGACGCCCCGGTCGTCGCCTCGGCGTGGGGCGTCCAGCTCGAGCTGGACGATGCGGAGGACCCGAAGCTGGAGGGATTCGTCACCCAGTTCGCGCAGGGCCCCCAGACGCCGGAGCCGGGCGCCCCGTGCACCGGCGGCGTCGACCTGTGA